Proteins encoded in a region of the Manis javanica isolate MJ-LG chromosome 15, MJ_LKY, whole genome shotgun sequence genome:
- the MGP gene encoding matrix Gla protein encodes MRTLLLLSLLAALALAALCYESHESMESYEISPFINRRNANTFMSPQQRWRAKAQERIRERTKPAYEITREACDDFKLCERYAMVYGYNAAYNRYFRQRRGTK; translated from the exons ATGAGGACCCtgctcctcctctcccttctggctGCCTTGGCGCTGGCTGCTTTGTGTTATG AATCTCATGAAAGCATGGAATCCTATGAAATTA gtCCCTTCATTAATAGGAGAAATGCTAACACCTTCATGTCACCCCAGCAGAGATGGAGAGCTAAAGCCCAAGAGAG AATCCGAGAACGCACCAAGCCTGCCTATGAGATCACTCGGGAAGCCTGTGATGACTTCAAACTCTGTGAACGCTATGCCATGGTTTATGGATACAATGCTGCCTACAACCGCTATTTCCGACAGCGCAGGGGGACCAAATGA